In Podospora pseudopauciseta strain CBS 411.78 chromosome 2 map unlocalized CBS411.78m_2, whole genome shotgun sequence, the genomic stretch ACTCACTCAACCCAGCCCAGTCAGATTGGCCCCCTGTGTGGCCAGTTTGATGAGGAGTAGGTTCAAGGGAGCTCGGTACACCCTCTCGGCTGGCCACCGAGAGACTGTGTGTTCGATCCCTCGAAGTAAAGAACCCCCTTTGAGGGGCTTTTCGTAGCCAGAATCACCTCCGCTCCCTCCTCGTGGAGGCTTTCCCCAGTGTGAGGCCTCCCACAGTCTCTCGCAATCTTCCGGTATGAGACCGGGTTGGGGTCTAAGCCCTCCGGGTTAGGAGGGTCGTGAGTTGACTGGTGAGCTTTTTTGACGTTTTTGTGGTCTGTGAGGTTCTTTTTGGTTCAGATTACAACGAAACCACTGAGCACGAGAGGTTTATGTAGAGTCTGGGGATGTTCTCACTTATCGAACCTAGTATTCGATCGTTATACCTGCAGGATTCTTATGCGGAACACTTGCATTGAGATGACAGATGAAATGGCTGACAGAGACACATTGTTTTGCTGACTGCATACTAGTGTCAGTGGCGCCTTGTTCCACTTGTCTTAGACCGTTCGTCGTAGATCGTATGGATTTTACATGGTGCCTTGAACCAAGCAAGGCTTTTCAGCCCACGGTGCTGCCGCCATGCCTCCATCGTCGTCAatctcaccaccaagcaTGACAACCAAGCAGGCAGAAACTTGCTTCCGAGGAAGACGccattccttttcttttatgAGATGTTCTTATAAGCTTCACAATGTGACGAGAGGAAGTTAAATTGGATCTTCAAGACCCTCATCCCCGCTTTGCCATCCCCCTGGTGCAATAACCTGGCTCTCAAAACCCCGGGAGTTGGTGAGACTGTATTCTCAGTCAACCGGAGGCGTGAAAGGCAAGAGGGCAGCAGTCGAATTAGAGATTACCACCACCTAGTTCAAAACTCGATCCCAGAAAGTCATCCCCAGTTGTCACTGTCATGCTCGTTTTAGTGGTGTATATCCCAAAATGTGTTGATCTAGAGATCCCATATCTACAAACCCACACCGATCCGCAACCCTTTTCCTCTTGTGTGCACAAGTCATAGCCCAACGCCAATGCCCATGCAAATCCCTTTCCCCATTCCAATGCCCAGCACCAAACTCCTAAATATAACCATGCCTCAAATCACAACGCCCCACCAAACCTTCCAAAGGacaaatcctcctccttcttcaccttcgtCCCCCCAAAGGGCTCCTCCTTTTTCACCATCGGTCCCCCAAAcagatcctcctccttcttcaccgtcatcttcctcttcttggcaCTATGCCCCAAATCACCCCCAAAAatatccccatcctcctccttcttcaccttcttcccacccccaagatcatcttcatcatccgagtccatcttcttcgccgcctgttccctcctcaccctctgcAGCTCCACCAAATTCCACCGTTCCGGGTCCTTGCACTTGAGAAGCTTCTTCCGCAGGGGCGTGATCTGAGTCTTGATGACTTGTTTCTATCACACAATGTTAGCATTCCCTTCACAacagaagaaagaaaaagaagaaaaaagaaacaaacatTAAGCCAGTAATCCTTCCTCTCAGGCAACTCCCTACTCAACATATCCCTACACCCTTCAATAGCCCCCAGCACCTTATCCCTAATCTGACTCCCAATCACCCTCGCCTTTTCCTCATTTCCCTTGTTGTtatcacccccttcccccccggGGGTATCAttcccctccgccgccacAAAATGAAACGTCTCCTGaatcaacctctccgccaaccccctATCCGCCAAACTCAAAGCAGCAAGCATAATCTGGCTCGGCGTGTAATGAAAGTACGCATCCGTCATCAACGGACTAAACTGCAgcaccttcctcgccttcgcctccgcctcatccaacctcttcaagtCCTTCTGCATATCCGGCAAACTCGCCAATTCCATCATCGCCCCCCGAAGCGCACGATAAGGGTGCTTAACATCAAACGCGAACCTCAACCCCTGACACAGAAGAAACTCCCCCGCGAGGATCTCCTCGGCGGATTTATTGAAGATTTTAGTATACTCCGCCAGATTGACATGTCCCGTGTCGACCTTGCACGCAAAAAACAGCGCGACAAAAAACATTTCCGCCGGCGGGTACGTCATGATGCTGTTTGTGATGTAGAACCTCTTTAGGAACATGGCGGCCGTGGCTTTGATCTCGTCCGCGTAGTGGAGGGCTTCCGACGCGCGGAGGATTTCCGAGGTGTAGTACCCCACCAGCGTGAGCTCCTCTGCTGGAGTCAAAAACTCCGGTAGGGCCGGTGTGCTGTTTCCGTCTGGGTCGGGGGTGTTGgcgttggaggttggggccGAGAGGTCCTGCTTTGATGTCGAGACGGGGAGTGGGTGGGAGAGTAGACGCTCGGAAATCCTCGCGCGCGCGGCGGCGTTGGTCTTTTCGCGGAGGGCGCTgagctgggttggggagaaggaCCAGAGACGGTATTGCGAGGAGTCGCGGTAGCGCGCGTCTTCGGTTGCCATGATGGCAAGTCAGAGCCGTCTTGACGGATCCCAATCGCAAGCTCGTGGATATGTTCGACTGTTTTAGTGTTTGGTTGGTCGATCGCTCGATTCGGGATTTTCAGGTGGGAAGTTGAAGCTTTATGATTGCTTAGTAGAGCGCCATTTACAAACTCGCGAAACGTAGGAGACCGCTGCCACGACACAAAGGCGCGAACGTTGTCGTTGACATCCAGGTCGTTCCTGGCAAAAGTCAAGGTGAGCTTCGGCCCCCTTGGCGGTCAAATGCTCTAAGCGGGGCGCTCACCTCGGTGAAAATGCCCCACATCAGATCTTGGCTTTACAGGGGCCAACGCAACGCTGTGGCGGGTCTGGCCGTTACCCCTgtccatctccaacctcactccaacctctccgaTTTCATCacccaaaaacaacaccacaatcACCCATGTCATCAGTGTCATCAATGTCATTTCATAGCTCTCTAACTATACTCT encodes the following:
- a CDS encoding uncharacterized protein (COG:D; BUSCO:EOG09263SFX; EggNog:ENOG503NUG0), with the protein product MATEDARYRDSSQYRLWSFSPTQLSALREKTNAAARARISERLLSHPLPVSTSKQDLSAPTSNANTPDPDGNSTPALPEFLTPAEELTLVGYYTSEILRASEALHYADEIKATAAMFLKRFYITNSIMTYPPAEMFFVALFFACKVDTGHVNLAEYTKIFNKSAEEILAGEFLLCQGLRFAFDVKHPYRALRGAMMELASLPDMQKDLKRLDEAEAKARKVLQFSPLMTDAYFHYTPSQIMLAALSLADRGLAERLIQETFHFVAAEGNDTPGGEGGDNNKGNEEKARVIGSQIRDKVLGAIEGCRDMLSRELPERKDYWLNKQVIKTQITPLRKKLLKCKDPERWNLVELQRVRREQAAKKMDSDDEDDLGGGKKVKKEEDGDIFGGDLGHSAKKRKMTVKKEEDLFGGPMVKKEEPFGGTKVKKEEDLSFGRFGGAL